A single genomic interval of Croceibacter atlanticus HTCC2559 harbors:
- a CDS encoding DUF3341 domain-containing protein, with translation MSSKVIHAIYTDDDILMQAVKQTREAKYHIEEVYTPFPVHGLDKAMGLEPTRIAIASFMYGLVGLTVAVLMMNFIMIEDWPQNIGGKPSFSYIENMPSFVPIMFELTVFFAAHLMVITFYMRSKLWPFKQAENPDVRTTDDHFLMAIDVANHNVEDMTKFFYDTGALEISIVSNDEH, from the coding sequence ATGTCTTCAAAAGTAATACACGCAATTTACACAGACGACGACATCTTAATGCAAGCTGTCAAGCAAACTCGTGAGGCTAAGTATCATATAGAAGAGGTTTATACACCTTTTCCAGTACACGGTCTAGACAAAGCTATGGGTCTTGAGCCTACTCGTATTGCCATTGCTTCTTTTATGTATGGTCTAGTTGGTCTTACGGTAGCAGTGCTAATGATGAATTTTATAATGATTGAAGATTGGCCTCAAAATATTGGTGGTAAACCTAGCTTTAGCTATATTGAGAATATGCCATCTTTTGTGCCTATTATGTTTGAACTTACTGTATTTTTTGCAGCTCACCTTATGGTTATAACTTTTTATATGAGAAGTAAACTATGGCCATTTAAACAAGCTGAAAATCCAGATGTAAGAACAACAGACGACCATTTTTTAATGGCTATAGATGTAGCTAACCATAATGTAGAAGATATGACTAAGTTCTTCTATGATACTGGAGCTCTAGAAATTTCAATTGTTTCAAATGATGAACACTAA
- a CDS encoding HAD family hydrolase, which produces MYTLSSKLKLIAIIFMIVGAIGLIYGFIAAPSTLEEVEEMMAAEAHHGGGHGEEASHETTTHDIETTQNTSEQTHNETATGDNHEADSHEVSHAEHVFHQLQNKPWAAVYVAAFFFFMIPLGVLAFYAIQFAAQAGWSPVLFRVMEGITAYLLPGSLIMFALLLLSGFHLNHLFVWMDPEVVAHDELIQGKAGFLNVPFFLIRAAIYIIGWNVFRNLLRKYSLKQDESDNNSYYKKSFRLAAGFLVFFIVTESMMSWDWIMSFDPHWFSTLFGWYVFASMFVSGITVIALVTIYLKSRGYLEYVNNSHIHDLAKFMFGISVFWTYLWFSQFMLIWYSNIPEEVTYFITRIDDYNLPFFGMLVLNFIFPILVLMNSDYKRVNWFVVMAGVAILVGHYIDIFNMVMPATVGGSWFIGIPEISAVLFFGGLFVLVVFTALTKVPLVPKRNPYLKESKHFHY; this is translated from the coding sequence ATGTACACCTTATCAAGCAAACTTAAGTTAATTGCAATAATCTTTATGATTGTTGGTGCCATTGGTCTCATTTATGGCTTTATAGCCGCTCCTTCTACTTTAGAAGAAGTTGAAGAAATGATGGCAGCCGAAGCACACCATGGTGGTGGTCACGGTGAAGAAGCTTCTCATGAAACTACAACTCATGACATAGAAACTACACAAAATACTTCGGAGCAAACCCATAACGAAACCGCGACAGGAGACAATCATGAAGCAGATTCACATGAAGTTTCTCACGCTGAGCATGTATTTCATCAATTACAAAATAAGCCTTGGGCTGCCGTATATGTTGCAGCATTCTTTTTCTTTATGATTCCTTTAGGTGTTTTAGCATTTTATGCTATTCAATTTGCTGCGCAAGCAGGTTGGTCACCAGTATTATTTAGAGTAATGGAAGGTATTACTGCCTATTTATTACCAGGTAGTTTAATAATGTTTGCATTGTTACTATTATCAGGTTTCCATTTAAATCATTTATTTGTTTGGATGGATCCAGAAGTTGTTGCACATGATGAATTAATTCAAGGTAAAGCTGGGTTTTTAAATGTTCCTTTTTTCTTAATTCGCGCAGCAATCTATATTATTGGTTGGAACGTATTTAGAAACTTATTACGTAAGTACTCTCTTAAACAAGATGAATCTGATAACAATTCTTATTATAAGAAGAGTTTCCGTTTAGCGGCAGGCTTCTTGGTATTCTTTATAGTAACTGAATCTATGATGTCTTGGGATTGGATAATGAGTTTTGATCCACACTGGTTCTCTACATTATTTGGATGGTATGTATTTGCAAGTATGTTTGTTTCTGGTATTACAGTAATTGCACTTGTTACAATTTACCTTAAGTCTAGAGGTTATTTAGAATATGTAAATAATAGCCATATACACGATTTAGCTAAATTCATGTTTGGTATAAGTGTATTCTGGACTTACTTATGGTTCTCTCAATTTATGCTTATCTGGTACTCTAACATTCCTGAAGAAGTAACTTACTTTATTACTAGAATAGATGATTATAACCTACCATTCTTTGGTATGTTAGTATTAAACTTCATCTTTCCAATATTGGTATTAATGAACAGTGATTATAAGCGTGTTAATTGGTTTGTAGTTATGGCAGGTGTAGCAATCCTTGTTGGGCACTACATAGATATCTTTAATATGGTAATGCCTGCAACTGTAGGAGGATCTTGGTTTATTGGTATCCCAGAAATTAGTGCAGTGCTATTCTTTGGAGGTCTTTTTGTATTAGTTGTATTTACAGCACTTACAAAAGTACCGTTAGTACCAAAACGTAATCCATATTTAAAAGAAAGTAAACACTTTCATTATTAA
- a CDS encoding c-type cytochrome, whose product MNTKQMKSIFNIVLILGISISLTSCFDKEKPNYQYMDNMYEPVGYEAYGAYNVFENEQEAKLPAEGTVPRGWAPYDYEDSAEGKANAKANLKNPIAYSDDNLSSGKQLYTIYCAICHGDKGDGKGTLAKREKILGIPSYNDQGRAITEGDVYHVMYYGLNTMGSYAAQTSEEERWQIAHHVMKLKDALDGKPERQTVNDDSQVENTATNETSMTTEVSVMETENELNEEQE is encoded by the coding sequence ATGAACACTAAACAAATGAAGAGTATATTCAATATAGTTTTGATTTTAGGAATTTCAATATCATTAACTTCTTGTTTTGATAAAGAAAAACCAAACTATCAATACATGGATAATATGTATGAGCCAGTAGGTTATGAAGCTTATGGTGCATATAATGTTTTTGAGAACGAACAAGAGGCAAAGCTTCCAGCAGAAGGAACTGTACCAAGAGGTTGGGCTCCTTATGATTATGAAGATTCTGCAGAAGGAAAAGCTAATGCTAAGGCTAATTTAAAAAACCCTATTGCTTATTCAGATGATAATTTATCTTCTGGTAAACAACTTTACACAATTTACTGTGCTATTTGCCACGGTGATAAAGGTGATGGTAAAGGTACTTTAGCAAAACGTGAAAAAATATTAGGTATTCCGTCATATAATGATCAAGGCCGTGCAATTACAGAAGGTGATGTGTATCACGTGATGTACTATGGTCTTAATACAATGGGATCTTATGCTGCTCAAACTAGTGAGGAAGAGCGTTGGCAAATTGCTCATCATGTAATGAAGCTTAAAGATGCATTAGATGGAAAACCAGAAAGACAGACTGTAAATGATGATTCTCAAGTAGAAAATACAGCTACTAATGAAACATCAATGACAACAGAGGTTTCTGTAATGGAAACAGAAAACGAATTAAACGAGGAACAAGAATAG
- a CDS encoding cytochrome c oxidase subunit II encodes MTVFLTIIVLALLAVTGWQMSKIFQLSQGNQNVGNDSEVANDKDNRINGYLSIMFLIFLYVISIYCFWNYSEFYLPEASSAHGADYDTLMFITIALIMFVQVITQFLLFYFSNKYAGKKGQRALFYADNDKLEFIWTIIPVVVLAGLILYGLFTWSDIMNVEETEDTMVVELYAYQFAWRARYSGDDNTLGKANVRYIEGINALGVDPSDNYGKDDVITTELHLPVNKPVLFKFRSQDVLHSAYMPFFRAQMNVVPGMITQFGFTPTVTSEDIQESEFMIKKVRKINEIRRENSKDLVAKGEEPLDSYEFEYYLLCNKICGKSHYNMQMKIVVESEEDFNAWMAEQKTLSEELSAQASN; translated from the coding sequence ATGACTGTATTTTTAACCATAATCGTATTAGCGCTTTTAGCAGTTACTGGTTGGCAAATGTCCAAGATATTTCAACTGTCTCAAGGTAACCAAAATGTTGGAAACGATTCAGAAGTTGCTAATGATAAGGATAATAGAATAAATGGGTATTTGAGTATCATGTTTTTGATATTCTTATATGTAATTAGTATTTATTGTTTCTGGAATTATAGTGAATTCTATTTGCCTGAAGCTTCTTCTGCACACGGTGCAGATTACGATACTTTAATGTTTATTACTATAGCACTTATTATGTTTGTGCAAGTAATCACACAATTCTTACTATTTTATTTTTCTAATAAATATGCTGGTAAGAAAGGGCAAAGAGCTCTTTTTTATGCAGATAATGACAAGTTAGAATTTATCTGGACTATTATTCCTGTTGTAGTATTAGCAGGTCTTATCCTTTATGGTTTGTTTACTTGGAGTGACATCATGAATGTAGAAGAGACTGAAGATACTATGGTGGTTGAACTTTATGCTTATCAATTTGCTTGGAGAGCTCGTTATTCTGGAGATGATAATACTTTAGGTAAAGCTAATGTAAGATATATTGAAGGCATCAATGCATTAGGTGTAGATCCTAGTGACAACTATGGTAAGGATGATGTTATTACTACAGAATTACACTTACCTGTAAATAAACCAGTTTTATTTAAGTTCAGGTCTCAAGACGTATTACACTCAGCGTATATGCCTTTCTTTAGAGCACAGATGAATGTTGTGCCAGGAATGATTACTCAGTTTGGATTTACACCAACTGTAACGTCTGAAGATATTCAGGAAAGCGAATTTATGATTAAAAAGGTTCGTAAGATTAATGAAATAAGAAGAGAGAATAGTAAAGACCTAGTTGCAAAAGGTGAAGAACCTTTAGATAGCTATGAATTTGAATACTATCTTTTATGTAATAAGATTTGCGGAAAATCTCATTACAACATGCAGATGAAAATTGTTGTTGAGTCTGAAGAAGATTTCAACGCTTGGATGGCAGAACAAAAAACACTTAGCGAAGAACTTTCAGCTCAAGCTAGTAACTAA